One genomic window of Cercospora beticola chromosome 5, complete sequence includes the following:
- a CDS encoding uncharacterized protein (antiSMASH:Cluster_18~BUSCO:EOG09264ZQC): protein MKAVIQRVKSASVTVDGQLISSIGKGLLILAAIAKEDTAKEAESMASKVLKVKLWDDDQGGKWKKNVQEIDGEVLCVSQFTLLASTKKGNKPSFHASADAAKGKELYDLFFGQVRKLYREDRVKDGVFQAMMDVGLVNDGPVTIEIDTNPPNMDNPSGFQTPDSETFKGHMHKTFEYPAELLE from the exons ATGAAAGCCGTCATTCAGCGTGTCAAGTCCGCGTCGGTGACCGTCGATGGCCAACTCATTTCCAGCATTGGGAAGGGATTACTGATCTTGGCAGCCATCGCAAAGGAAGACACTGCCAAGGAGGCTGAATCCATGGCTTCCAAGGTGCTCAAAGTCAAACTCTGGGACGACGACCAAGGTGGCAAGTGGAAAAAGAACGTGCAGGAGATCGACGGGGAGGTCCTCTGTG TGTCTCAATTTACTCTCTTAGCCTCAACCAAAAAGGGCAACAAGCCTAGCTTTCACGCATCTGCCGACGCTGCGAAAGGAAAGGAGCTGTACGACCTCTTTTTTGGCCAGGTGCGGAAACTATATCGCGAAGACCGCGTCAAGGATGGAGTCTTCCAAGCCATGATGGACGTTGGTCTGGTCAATGATGGACCG GTTACAATAGAAATTGACACCAATCCTCCCAACATGGACAACCCATCTGGCTTTCAGACGCCGGACAGCGAGACCTTCAAAGGCCACATGCATAAGACATTCGAGTATCCAGCCGAGCTGCTGGAATGA
- a CDS encoding uncharacterized protein (antiSMASH:Cluster_18~SMCOG1040:alcohol dehydrogenase), whose product MVSFTVYKGGKDGKVTKATTEKGELERDQVLVRVTASGLCGTDLHYRTADMALGHEGVGVIEDVGPQVTYMKKGDRVGWGYLHNSCGHCQECLRGNETYCPERAMYAMANTDQGSFASHAVWREAYLFKIPDSLSDEAAAPLMCGGATVFNALHAYNAQPTETVAVMGVGGLGHLAIQFAAKMGTNVIVISRSDSKKEEALKLGAHEFVATKDVDQIKTSRPINRLLVTTSAQPDWQKILPALAPGATIHPLSVDENDFRIPYMPLLAYGLTVQGSVVASRYIHQRMLDFAALHKIEPILEKYPLNEKSINEAMDKLNEGNVRYRGVFVPEN is encoded by the exons ATGGTCTCCTTCACAGTATACAAGGGCGGCAAAGATGGCAAGGTCACCAAGGCCACCACCGAGAAGGGTGAACTCGAGCGCGACCAAGTCCTCGTCCGCGTCACAGCTTCCGGACTCTGCGGAACAGATCTCCACTACCGCACCGCAGATATGGCGTTGGGACACGAGGGCGTGGGTGTAATTGAAGATGTCGGACCACAAGTCACATACATGAAGAAGGGCGATCGTGTTGGTTGGGG CTACCTGCACAACTCCTGCGGACACTGCCAGGAATGTCTCAGAGGCAACGAGACATACTGTCCAGAGCGTGCGATGTACGCCATGGCGAACACGGACCAAGGATCTTTTGCTAGCCATGCTGTCTGGCGGGAAGCATATTTGTTCAAGATCCCAGATTCGCTGAGCGATGAAGCAGCTGCTCCATTGATG TGCGGCGGTGCCACAGTTTTCAACGCGTTGCATGCATACAATGCGCAGCCAACGGAGACAGTCGCTGTCATGGGCGTCGGAGGTCTGGGCCATCTTGCAATCCAGTTCGCCGCTAAGATGGGAACGAACGTGATCGTTATCTCGAGATCCGACTcaaagaaggaagaggcaCTGAAGCTCGGCGCGCATGAGTTCGTTGCCACGAAGGACGTCGACCAGATCAAGACTTCCAGGCCAATCAACCGCCTGCTCGTCACAACTTCCGCGCAGCCAGATTGGCAGAAGATCCTGCCGGCACTTGCACCAGGCGCCACAATCCACCCACTGTCGGTTGACGAGAACGATTTCAGAATCCCATACATGCCCCTCCTTGCCTACGGCTTGACCGTCCAGGGTTCTGTTGTAGCGTCTCGCTACATCCACCAAAGGATGCTGGACTTTGCGGCTCTTCACAAGATCGAGCCTATCCTGGAGAAGTACCCTCTGAATGAGAAGTCCATCAACGAGGCCATGGACAAGCTGAACGAGGGCAATGTCCGCTACCGCGGCGTGTTCGTTCCAGAGAACTAG
- a CDS encoding uncharacterized protein (antiSMASH:Cluster_18~BUSCO:EOG09260492), translated as MADFFDTTAAVGSDDEEEEFDEETGEVVSKKQKPANGADMDDSSEEEEDDDDEEAQRIREGFIVDEDEDEDEEAKRERRRERKKRRREEREHEEELDEEDLDLIGETLPDERRRPEQQSKFKRLKRGHRDNRDISESRGVEDIFSDEEDGDGDMGPPRRAFGAYDDEMDGFIEQDEFPDEDAGQMDEDLGVRAPRRAGVPDFNNLKDSGLGEAELEDMMNAFGDGQEFVWALEAEKDRNEESIDPDKPLELKDVFEPSQLEERMLTDKDNEIRLNDVPERFQLARAPYKDLNDLTDEQIAVRNAEEASWISSILFPRKRMEPNLRGPFEAAVKQVLQFMNVDDLEPAFIFQNRKDYLIHSEQVPNDDPNGPPFTIKAEKLLNQTDLWDVFEQDLKYRAFAERRDAIQRNVELLREIEPDFNDEIFNDLLPLAAQLDDLQDLQDYLNFQYSLQLKDLSIADAEANGTLKRAGTGARTQWDKVRSGPAYHLVRAFGITADGVAQNAENQAVGRRRYTEDPDRSPEDIADSLIRDPDYKTGEDILQSAKSMFVEEILVSPRMRRHMRKIYYDNLVFDCHRTEKGMKQINDQHPYYEFKYLRNQEVRYFLVEKPELFLRMLKAEAEGLVNVRVKLRGEKRIKTELQKAIESDNFSAVADAWNTLRREVLDTAVTKMHKIISKGVKDNLKNECENKIGGYCRDAFTQKLDQAPYKPKGMELGTYARILALSHGDGNRGDAICWAFVDETGAVKENGKWADLRPGKEEKYIPDGKDIENLKDVVQRRNPDVIAVSGFSVETYKLYQDLKDIVRKHELHGPTYEDPDEDREVTDPLDVVIPQDEVARLYRNSDRSAIEHPGLPPLTRYCVALALYMQNPLKQYAALKKDITSITFDPNQNLLPEDKLRRYLDTAMVDIVNLVGVDVNEAVHDPYTANLLPYVCGLGPRKADNLIKAVGHNGGDVVNRSDLVGDLDRHLRPAVGPKVFTNCASFLYLIWNDDPEADYLDNTRIHPEDYDLARKIAADALELDEEDIKAETDDNGLGAVVRRLVKEDQQDKVNDLELEQYAKQLEDRFQQKKRATLETIRAELQNPYEELRRNWNSLTTDELFTQLTGETRESLMDGMIVPVSVKRTFQDHIEVKLDCGIDGGISETEYPEDMVRQQIEPRRMWSAHQVIQAKLSFIDRKKFTAQLTLRESELRKPFRRNFDHGLDEWDDMQEEQDQKAMKKAIESKTGRQVRVIKHPLFRPFNSQQAVEALQSQNRGDCIIRPSSKGTDHLAVTWKVAEGVYQHIDVLEMNKENEFSVGKVLKVGKANYSDLDELIVLHVQAMAKKVDEMTNDERFQNGTKEQTEQWLTTYTEANPKRSMYAFCLNRQYPGYFYLCFKAGFNAPLAHWAVKVIPQGFELRGNKYPDVRALKNGFKLIMSNMATQNGGRR; from the exons ATGGCTGACTTCTTCGATACCACTGCTGCGGTCGGctcggacgacgaggaagaggagttcGATGAGGAGACTGGCGAAGTGGTCTCCAAAAAACAGAAGCCAGCAAATGGCGCGGACATGGACGACtcgagcgaagaagaggaagacgatgatgacgaggaggcgCAGCGCATCCGCGAAGGCTTCATTgtggatgaagatgaggacgaggatgaagaggccaAGCGGGAGCGGAGACGAGAGCGCAAGAAGCGACGACGCGAGGAGCGCGAGCACGAGGAAGagctcgacgaagaagatctgGATCTGATCGGCGAGACTCTACCTGACGAGCGTCGGCGACCGGAACAGCAGAGCAAGTTCAAGCGACTGAAGCGCGGCCACAGAGACAATCGAGACATTAGCGAATCTCGGGGCGTGGAGGACATATTctcagacgaggaagatggtgATGGCGACATGGGTCCTCCCCGCCGCGCCTTTGGTGCCTACGACGACGAGATGGACGGCTTCATCGAGCAAGATGAATTCCCCGATGAAGACGCTGGGCAAATGGACGAGGACCTGGGTGTTCGCGCACCGCGTAGAGCTGGCGTACCGGACTTCAACAACCTCAAAGATTCAGGGCTTGGCGAAGCAGAGCTCGAGGATATGATGAATGCTTTCGGCGACGGGCAGGAATTCGTCTGGGCACTTGAAGCGGAGAAGGACAGAAATGAAGAATCGATCGATCCAGACAAGCCACTGGAGCTTAAGGACGTTTTCGAGCCGAGTCAACTGGAGGAGCGCATGCTCACGGACAAGGACAACGAGATTCGTCTCAACGATGTGCCGGAGCGCTTCCAACTGGCCCGTGCGCCGTACAAGGACCTGAACGACTTGACGGATGAGCAGATCGCAGTTCGGAACGCcgaagaagcaagctggaTCTCGAGCATTCTGTTCCCCAGGAAGCGGATGGAGCCAAACTTGCGAGGACCATTCGAGGCTGCAGTCAAGCAGGTACTGCAATTCATGAATGTGGACGACCTTGAGCCCGCATTTATCTTTCAAAACCGCAAAGATTATCTCATCCACTCCGAGCAGGTGCCCAATGACGACCCTAATGGACCGCCCTTCACGATCAAAGCCGAGAAGCTTCTAAACCAGACTGATCTCTGGGACGTGTTTGAACAGGACCTGAAATACCGGGCATTTGCAGAGAGAAGAGACGCAATTCAGAGGAATGTCGAATTGCTCAGAGAGATTGAGCCTGACTTCAACGATGAGATTTTCAACGATCTTCTTCCACTGGCTGCACAGCTGGACGATCTGCAAGACTTGCAAGATTACCTCAATTTTCAATACTCACTTCAGCTGAAGGACCTCAGCATTGCTGATGCAGAGGCGAATGGCACACTGAAGCGCGCAGGCACTGGCGCTCGCACCCAATGGGATAAAGTACGTTCAGGACCAGCGTATCACCTTGTTCGAGCCTTCGGAATTACAGCAGACGGCGTAGCGCAGAACGCTGAGAATCAAGCTGTTGGTCGACGACGATACACGGAAGATCCAGACCGCTCGCCTGAGGACATTGCCGACTCACTCATTCGAGATCCGGACTACAAGACTGGCGAAGATATTCTCCAGTCAGCTAAGTCCATGTTCGTTGAGGAGATTCTGGTGAGCCCGCGGATGCGTAGGCATATGCGGAAGATTTACTACGACAATCTGGTCTTCGACTGTCATCGTACTGAGAAGGGCATGAAGCAGATCAACGATCAACACCCCTACTACGAGTTCAAGTACTTGCGCAATCAGGAAGTCCGCTACTTCCTCGTTGAGAAGCCGGAACTGTTCTTGCGTATGCTCAAAGCTGAGGCAGAAGGACTCGTGAACGTGCGGGTCAAACTGCGCGGCGAGAAGCGCATCAAAACAGAGTTGCAAAAGGCTATCGAATCCGACAACTTTTCAGCAGTCGCGGACGCGTGGAATACGTTGCGACGAGAAGTCCTTGACACTGCCGTAACGAAGATGCATAAGATCATTTCAAAGGGCGTCAAGGATAATCTCAAGAACGAATGTGAGAACAAAATCGGTGGATATTGCCGAGATGCTTTTACACAGAAGCTCGACCAAGCGCCATACAAGCCGAAAGGAATGGAACTTGGAACGTACGCCAGAATTCTCGCTTTGTCACACGGCGACGGAAACCGCGGCGATGCCATCTGCTGGGCCTTTGTTGACGAAACTGGTGCTGTGAAGGAAAATGGCAAGTGGGCTGATCTTCGACCtggaaaggaagagaagtaCATTCCCGACGGCAAGGACATTGAGAACCTGAAGGATGTGGTGCAACGTCGGAATCCCGATGTGATCGCAGTATCCGGCTTCTCTGTCGAGACGTACAAGCTCTATCAGGACTTGAAGGACATCGTGAGAAAGCACGAGCTCCACGGTCCTACATACGAAGATCCGGACGAAGACCGCGAGGTCACAGACCCGCTCGATGTCGTGATTCCGCAAGATGAGGTTGCCCGCCTGTATCGCAATTCAGATCGTTCTGCTATAGAACATCCTGGACTGCCACCCCTGACACGATACTGCGTTGCCTTGGCACTCTACATGCAAAATCCGCTGAAGCAATACGCGGCGCTCAAGAAGGACATCACTTCCATCACGTTCGATCCCAACCAAAATCTCCTACCTGAAGATAAGTTGAGGCGATATCTCGACACCGCAATGGTTGACATTGTCAATCTTGTTGGTGTTGACGTGAACGAGGCAGTCCACGATCCGTACACTGCCAATCTGCTTCCCTACGTTTGTGGACTAGGCCCGAGAAAGGCCGACAACTTGATCAAAGCTGTGGGCCACAATGGCGGCGACGTGGTCAACCGCTCTGACCTGGTTGGCGACCTGGACAGACATCTCCGGCCAGCCGTTGGACCCAAGGTGTTCACGAACTGCGCCAGTTTCCTGTACCTCATATGGAACGACGACCCCGAGGCCGACTACCTTGACAACACGAGGATACATCCTGAAGATTACGATCTCGCGCGAAAAATCGCTGCCGATGCCTTGGagctcgatgaagaggacaTCAAGGCCGAAACGGATGATAACGGCTTGGGTGCCGTTGTGCGTAGATTGGTCAAGGAGGATCAGCAAGACAAGGTAAACGATCTCGAGCTGGAGCAGTACGCCAAGCAACTCGAGGATCGAttccagcagaagaagcgtgCTACCCTGGAGACCATTCGCGCCGAACTGCAAAATCCCTACGAGGAGCTCCGACGAAACTGGAACTCGTTGACGACTGACGAGCTGTTTACCCAGCTCACTGGCGAAACCCGCGAGTCACTCATGGATGGCATGATCGTCCCTGTCTCGGTCAAGCGTACCTTCCAAGACCACATTGAGGTCAAGCTCGACTGTGGCATTGATGGTGGCATCTCTGAGACCGAATATCCAGAAGACATGGTGCGGCAGCAAATTGAGCCTCGTCGGATGTGGTCCGCGCATCAAGTCATACAGGCCAAATTGAGCTTCATCGATCGCAAGAAGTTCACTGCACAACTGACGCTGCGTGAGTCGGAACTGCGCAAGCCATTCCGTCGCAACTTCGATCATGGTCTGGACGAGTGGGACGAcatgcaagaagagcaagatcagAAGGCGATGAAGAAAGCTATCGAGAGCAAGACTGGGCGGCAAGTGAGAGTCATCAAGCATCCATTATTCCGACCCTTCAACTCTCAACAAGCCGTCGAGGCTTTGCAGTCGCAAAATCGTGGAGACTGCATCATTCGTCCCTCTTCCAAGGGAACTGATCATTTGGCTGTCACATGGAAGGTTGCCGAGGGTGTCTACCAGCATATTGACGTTCTGGAAATGAACAAAGAAAACGAGTTCAGCGTCGGCAAGGTGCTGAAAGTCGGCAAGGCCAACTATTCAGATCTCGACGAGTTGATTGTTCTGCACGTGCAggccatggcgaagaaggttgACGAGATGACCAACGATGAGCGCTTCCAGAATGGCACGAAGGAGCAGACAG AGCAATGGTTGACCACCTACACCGAAGCAAACCCCAAGCGTTCGATGTATGCCTTCTGCCTGAACCGCCAATACCCAGGCTACTTCTACCTCTGCTTCAAAGCCGGCTTCAACGCACCTTTGGCCCACTGGGCTGTCAAGGTCATTCCGCAAGGCTTCGAACTCAGAGGCAACAAGTATCCCGACGTCAGAGCGCTCAAGAACGGTTTCAAGTTGATCATGTCGAACATGGCGACACAGAATGGTGGTAGGCGGTAG
- the MST7 gene encoding Mitogen-activated protein kinase kinae mst7, translating into MSNTIGTARTMKRKNVKGLALSAPPKPAVPSDEDSQLPGALGNDGKRADTLEIGVEFRPDWRSEDLEVLKELGSGNGGTVSKVRHKGWNIVMARKIIHVEAKKEIRKRIVRELQIMHECNSPYIVSFYGAFMNESNDVTMCMEYMDVGSLDSISRNFGPVRVDVLGKIAEAILGGLKYLYLAHRIMHRDIKPSNVLVNSRGQIKLCDFGVSSELENSVADTFVGTGTYMAPERIQGSPYSVKSDVWSVGLTLMELAIGKFPFTSSADDGDEEASGPQGILDLLQQIVLEPAPKLPKSEAFPQILEDVIAKCLMKVPEERPTPQELYDTDPFLQAAKRTPVDLEAWAVSMMERHNRRSHLAPQLSPSTRALLRGEDTPSQSSHSSVNEQTPTSGDIPISASNGAGRPFPVRTTSANYVQPQVNLPIRQAPGSSSRSRPETSGSDRSDSYRRVAPGYAAH; encoded by the exons ATGAGCAACACCATTGGGACGGctcggacgatgaagaggaagaatgtGAAAGGCCTGGCTTTGAGCGCTCCCCCTAAACCGGCAGTGCCTTCAGACGAGGACTCACAGCTCCCCGGAGCACTGGGCAACGACGGCAAGCGAGCAGATACGCTAGAGATAGGCGTCGAATTCAGGCCGGACTGGCGAAGCGAAGACCTCGAGGTGCTAAAAGAGCTAGGATCAGGAAATGGAGGCACAGTCAGTAAAGTGCGGCACAAAGGCTGGAACATCGTCATGGCAAGAAAGATCATCCATGTTGAGGCCAAGAAAGAGATCAGGAAGCGGATTGTGAGGGAACTACAAATCATGCACGAATGTAATTCACCGTACATTGTGTCCTTCTACGGCGCCTTCATGAACGAGTCGAACGATGTCACCATGTGCATGGAATACATGGACGTTGG CTCGCTCGACAGCATATCGAGGAACTTTGGGCCTGTCCGTGTCGATGTTCTGGGCAAGATTGCAGAAGCCATCCTCGGCGGTCTCAAATATTTGTACCTCGCCCACAGAATCATGCACCGAGACATCAAGCCTTCCAACGTTTTGGTGAACAGCAGGGGCCAGATCAAGCTGTGCGACTTTGGAGTGTCCTCCGAGCTGGAAAACAGTGTAGCAGATACGTTCGTGGGAACTGGAACATACATGGCGCCAGAACGCATTCAGGGTAGCCCGTACTCGGTCAAGAGTGATGTGTGGAGTGTTGGCCTGACGCTCATGGAGCTCGCGATTGGAAAGTTCCCTTTCACGTCTTCGGCagacgatggagatgaggaagCAAGCGGGCCTCAGGGGATTCTGGATCTCTTGCAACAAATCGTCCTTGAACCCGCCCCAAAGCTGCCCAAAAGCGAGGCATTTCCTCAGATCCTGGAAGACGTCATTGCCAAGTGCTTGATGAAAGTGCCGGAAGAACGCCCAACACCACAGGAGCTGTACGACACCGACCCGTTCCTGCAAGCAGCAAAACGCACGCCCGTGGACCTGGAAGCATGGGCGGTCAGCATGATGGAGAGACACAACAGGAGAAGCCACCTTGCGCCGCAATTGTCACCTTCCACGCGAGCACTGCTGCGTGGTGAGGATACACCGAGCCAAAGTTCTCATTCGAGCGTAAATGAACAGACACCCACGTCAGGCGATATTCCGATTTCCGCTTCCAATGGCGCGGGTCGACCGTTTCCTGTGCGCACCACCAGCGCCAATTATGTGCAACCACAGGTAAATCTCCCCATCCGACAAGCGCCAGGCAGCTCATCGCGCAGCAGACCTGAAACGTCCGGGAGCGATAGAAGCGACTCTTATAGGAGAGTAGCTCCAGGCTACGCAGCTCATTGA
- a CDS encoding uncharacterized protein (CAZy:GH13) — protein sequence MNIAGIVALLALALCQVALAANGDAWRGRSIYQVFTDRFARTDGSTTASCDTGAADYCGGTWTGLINRLDYIQDLGFDAVWISPVTHQVEGQSIDGSAYHGYWQDDINEVNEHFGTADDLRALSAELHSRNMFLMVDIVVNHLAWIGAPDTIDYSQFPQFNNEDYFHPYCVNNYSQDNMTNTEQCWMGSTNVPLPDLRTEDSDVQNIWNAWISRLISDYSIDGLRIDSVMEVNTGFWPSFLDAAGVYALGEVYMNDPDFVARYQGYMDGVFNYAYYFPLRGAFVQGGDISSLAEMIDKVKAGAYRDTSLLGSFSENHDQPRIGALNPDMALAKNVLVGTMLVDGIPVIYQGQELHYQAYGGQSTPFNREAIWLSGYPTDGELYQATKACNAARKNAQADDSSYLTFQNYHFYTDGDTLAMRKGKMVTILSQLSSTGSNYTLNLDSGYDAGTQVTELLTCSDLTVSSNGTLAVPMSAGQPRVYYPTDSIGSQCGGSSKRMMRRSAKFRNQPWQ from the exons ATGAATATCGCCGGCATTGTCGCCCTGCTGGCATTGGCGCTATGTCAAGTCGCCCTCgctgccaatggcgacgCATGGCGAGGAAGATCAATCTACCAGGTCTTCACTGATAGATTCGCTCGCACCGATGGCTCAACAACTGCATCGTGTGACACTGGTGCCGCTGACTACTGCGGCGGCACGTGGACAGGGTTGATCAACAGGCTCGACTATATCCAGGATCTTGGCTTCGATGCTGTCTGGATCTCGCCAGTCACTCACCAAGTAGAGGGTCAAAGCATCGATGGCTCTGCCTACCATGGATACTGGCAAGACGACATCAATGAAGTCAACGAGCACTTCGGCACAGCAGACGACTTGCGAGCTCTTTCGGCAGAGTTGCATTCCCGGAACATG TTTCTGATGGTCGACATTGTTGTGAACCACCTGGCTTGGATCGGCGCTCCGGATACCATCGACTACAGCCAATTTCCCCAGTTCAACAACGAGGACTATTTCCACCCATACTGCGTTAACAACTACAGCCAGGATAACATG ACAAATACCGAGCAGTGTTGGATGGGCTCCACCAATGTCCCTCTGCCAGATTTGAGGACAGAAGACTCAGACGTACAAAACATCTGGAATGCCTGGATCAGCAGGCTCATCTCCGACTACTCCATCGACGGTCTTCGAATTGACTCGGTCATGGAAGTGAACACAGGATTCTGGCCTTCTTTCCTCGACGCTGCCGGAGTCTACGCACTGGGTGAGGTCTACATGAACGACCCAGACTTCGTCGCAAGATACCAAGGATACATGGACGGCGTTTTTAACTATGCGTA CTACTTCCCTCTCCGCGGCGCATTCGTTCAGGGTGGCGACATCTCCTCGCTAGCCGAAATGATTGACAAGGTCAAAGCTGGTGCATATCGGGACACGTCACTTCTGGGATCCTTCAGCGAGAACCACGATCAGCCAAGAATTGGAGCGCTTAATCCTGATATGGCACTTGCCAAGAATGTGCTTGTTGGCACTATGCTGGTCGATGGCATCCCTGTCATCTACCAAGGCCAGGAGCTCCACTACCAAGCATACGGCGGGCAGAGTACTCCATTTAACCGCGAGGCGATCTGGCTTTCTGGATACCCTACCGATGGCGAGCTGTACCAGGCGACCAAAGCATGCAATGCAGCGCGCAAGAATGCTCAGGCCGACGATTCGAGTTACTTGACGTTCCAGAATTACCATTTCTATACCGATGGCGATACCCTTGCGATGCGAAAGGGCAAGATGGTCACGATTCTTTCTCAGCTTAGCTCGACTGGCTCGAACTACACGCTGAACCTCGACTCTGGCTATGACGCTGGCACACAAGTCACGGAGCTGTTGACTTGCTCTGACCTCACCGTCTCGAGCAATGGAACGCTTGCCGTTCCTATGAGCGCCGGTCAACCAAGAGTCTATTACCCCACCGACTCCATCGGCTCGCAATGCGGCGGAAGTAGTAAGCGCATGATGCGCCGCTCTGCCAAGTTCCGCAACCAGCCATGGCAGTAG